The genomic DNA GCCAGCTCCACGGCCACCCGGACGCGTCCCCCCTCCCGCTCCACCTGGAGGCGGCTGACCCGCAGTCGTCCAGCCATCTTTCGGTCTGTTCGACCTCCCCGGGGGATTTCCTCTGCGCCCCTGCAGCTGCGCCGCTGCTACCCGCGGCGGCCCAAGCCGCCCGGGCGCGGTGGCCGCGCTCCCTGACCGTGGGGTACAATCGAAGTAAGCCTCTCTGCCTACCGGTACGGTGACGAAAGGAGGGGGAGGCCATGCGTACTACCCTCAGCGTAATCAAGGCGGATATCGGAAGCATCGGGGGCCATACGCTCCCCAGCCCCGAGGTCCTGGCCAT from Armatimonadota bacterium includes the following:
- a CDS encoding fructose 1,6-bisphosphatase, giving the protein MRTTLSVIKADIGSIGGHTLPSPEVLA